In Capsicum annuum cultivar UCD-10X-F1 chromosome 8, UCD10Xv1.1, whole genome shotgun sequence, the genomic window ATAATTAATAATATCTCCTTAGGCCATATTGCTACTTGTAAATTACTCTAGAGAACCAGAAAGTATGACTTACCTTGCTTCTTTATTAGCAATTCTTATGCTTTTAGTGTCTACCACATCTTTAATTTATAGGCTCAGCCAACTCTAGTCTCTAGGTGGTCCTCGACTAGACTTCTTAATGCAGGAATCAGAAACAAAATACCAACAAATATTATATAGAGTTTAACTTAAATTATGGAGTAGCAACTGAAATCTTTgcattaaaaggaaaaaaaaaaaaaaaaaaggaaatctgATTCTAAGTTGTAAAGCAAATggcctaaaaaattaatatttctcgATAAGGCTGATTGATTAGGGTAAAATACATTAACGgattataaaaaaatcattttttgttcGACAGCGTAATTTAATCCATTACAATTAAGTCTACTCTTAACACCAAAATGCTCAAGAAAATACGTGCAAATAGAGAATTGCTAAGAAAATTGGAGACAATTATTACTTATGTTTTcttgtgtttatacatgaatAGCTGAATTCAGCTCTAGTAAGAATTTTGTTTGTCTTTAATCTTTCACTAGCAAACCTTTTATACATATCTTTGCGCTATGAATTAACACACATTTATGGATTATGCTGATTCAATAGTTATAAGCacccccaaaaagaaaaagagattgATTATAGTGCGGCGGGAAATTATAACTCTTCATCCTTGACCAAAGTTTTGAATTCGAATCTTGAAAATATAGAGTTGTTTTCCGAAGTAGTCAAGTCTCCAAATAGTTATGAGCGAAGAAATACAAACTTGTTCATGAATTGTAACAATGAAATTACAGAACTTGTTCCTCAAATCAAACAAAGTGTTTCCTTGGATGATTGAGGACTTTCAAACACTTTGTTACTTGAAATTTACAAGACAATCATTTAGCAGACCACAACCAAATGTGGAAACTAtaggagaaaaagaaaacaacGAATGTACTTGAGtagtaatgttttttttttttggtgaaagagTAGTAATGTTAGTTCTTCACTGCTTCTGTATTAACGTTCCTTCGTTATGAAGGTTCTGCTCACTGGTCCCCCACCGTCCTCTGACCGGTTTTTTAACGGTTAGTTTTCGTGACCAAACTCCTAAATTAGCATCCCCACACGGCAATTGACATTCGGTGTTCCGCCTCTGTATTGTTATTGTGATTTCTTCACATCTCCTCGTAGCCACTAAATCCGTGCTCAGATAGTCTCCAGACCTTAACGGAATTGTCCAAACTCCCACTATACACCCTCCAATAATATTTGTCACTTTTCTTCTCCACCGGAGCTTCATCTTCAGTGTCATTTGAATCTTCTTCGACTGTCAAGCACTTAACGGGGCCGTTGTGTCCTGTTAACACCGTTACGCAACTGTGAATACCGCCCTCTTCCCTTCTCCACACACATATGGACTTGTCAGCTGATCCACTCAATACAAGATTACCAGCAACAGCAACGCACAGTACCGCTAATTTATGACCCCTCAGCGCACCTCCGTACTCTAAAAAATGCTTCTGTCGCTCCCAGAAATTCACTAGTCCATCAGAGGATCCGGCATACACCTATCAacacataatataacaaaaataataagaactGCGTTCTCTCATATAACATGGACATCGTaatgaaataagtaaataaaagtgtATTCTCTCCTACCGTTGCTGCATCAACATTTACGGCCAACGAAGTAACAGCATTGTCCTGTTTCAACAGTGTTTCCAGGAGGACATGTTTTGCACTATTCCCAACTAATTCTCTTCTCCAAGCTTTAACCGTCCCGTCTGCTGAGCCAGTGAAAACCAACCCGTCAAATCCAACGACGACAGAATTAATAGCATCTTGATGAGCATTGATAGATTCGAGGCATTTCGAATCAGATAATCTCCAAACTTTGAGTGTTTTATCCCAAGATCCAGAATAAAGCAATCCTCGTTCTTTATCCAAACTCATACAAGAGACAGCATCAAAATGCTTAATCCAAGGAACGTTCCGATTTCGTCTTACTTCAACATAGGCTTTAGgattaattgaactcttcaaatAATCTCTTACGGTAGGTAAACTACCAACACGCTTATACGCTTTTCTCTTCTTGCCCAAAAATTTCCACACCCGAATTTTTCCATCTTGATGTCCTGTGAAGATCTTATCTCCGCAAACAACAATGGCTTTTACTAATCCACTTTGACATTTGAACCCGGAATACTCCTTCAAGTTCTTCCAAACTCGAATATTTTTGCTGTCTGATCCCGTATACAGCAAATCCCCAGATGCAGCTAGTGAATATATATGCCCTTCTTCACGAACAAGAGATCCTATGAGACCATTTTTGCAATCGCTGGATTCTGATTCTTCCGAGGAATCGTGGAGTGGCTGATGAATCCAGGGTGATTTTACATAAGGAGAATTTGATTGATtccatggagacatgaaatagtTAGGAGAATTGGTAGTAGTTGAGGTGTAAAAAGAGGATGTTCTAGGTGGACTTGGAGCAGAAGAAGCATTGCTACTTCGAGCTGAATTGCTATTGCTTTCGTCGTGGTCACTTATTGGATCAGAGTATAAAAGGGTACCGAATTTTGTTCTTCGAAAGCTCTCTTTCTGTAGCAACATTGCTCCCATACTATTATTTTTTCTCGTCATTATAGAAAAGTTAGAGATGAATTGTTGAGTTGAAATTATTTGAGTAGATATTTGATAAAAGTAGAATAAATGTGGAGCTTTGTGAATAGTGAGAGATAGAGAAATGGAAGGATGAGAAGAAGATAATATATGCAAATAATGGAAGGGGAGGGtgagatatatatataagcaGTGGGGGTGGGGGGTCGGGGTGCGGGGGTAGGGGGACACGTGGGAGTATGATACGTGAGGtttaagaagaaggaaaagatcGTTTACATGTAAGAAGAGATACTCAGAACTAAGACACATCACGTTTTTTCGTTAAATCACCTTCTAATTCCATATGCTATATCAATTTTATAAGTTAGACActtttacttacatatttgtcatttAAACctctaaatttataaaaaaaaaatattttaaacacttttttaataaatgtaataCACTCTTGCCACGTCAACTACCATGTCATCCTccatatcatttttatatataaaaatattaaacattaaaatatataaataaataaaaataatccccccacccccaccttcTTCCTGTCTTCTctctcttccccttttctttctctttcaccGATTCTTCTCCTCCTCTCTGTCTTTCTTCTTCTGTTTctactctctttcttttctcttcttcttttcttctcttgtgttttctcttcttttctttattctacTTGTAATGAATCAAAAAATGCAATTAAAATTGttagattttataaaaataaaatcatataaattcaatattcatcatatccattttatatattgaatattttagttatttgatgtaaaattttatttttattttttgttagcAGATGATTCTATGGTAAAGTAATGAACATCTTTGATTGTATtcttttcttgaatttatttaatCGATTACATTAAGAGTAACTTATATCTTTGAGATTTTGTTAGTAGATTATGATTCCATGgtaaaattgaaatgaaattgaaatgtgaagtttttttaaaaaaaattgattccatagtgtttgatttgaattgattccatgatttttatgatgCTGCAgtgaggtggggtggggtggaggcGGAACACTAGTTTGGTGATAGTTGTGTTGCTTGGAGAGGATGGAAGACGGGGTGGAAGAATGCAGAGAGGGTAGAGGAGGGGGGAACGGGGTGGGGGACGGGAAGGGTGTTGGATGAGGTGGGGAATAGTGATGGACTGATGGATGGGGTTGGGGGTGATGGTGGACTGGACTAGTGGATGGGGTGGGGGGCGGTAGTGGACTggtggaggggggggggggtggggggggaggggggggggggttggacGGGGCTGGGGGAGGGgagggttttttttattttatttttttaaaatattatttttaaaatttttaaaaatatttttaaaattaaaaagatgaaaaaaatttaaatttttttttttaatttttaaaattatttttaaatttaaaaagctgaaaaaatgtGCCTCTCTCTCATACACGCGCGACTACACGCATTTTAGCCTAGTCAGCacttttaatgccacatagattaagtcaacggtcaaagggtttaaaatgttgaattttattgagttgaagggttcagatgacaaccatgtaagtagaagtgttcaacttacaaaaccgacattgTACAGGagttcagaaggtcattttgccagAAATAAATATACGAATTATGTATGTGTTGAAGCGAGTTTGAATGTACTCCTTACTTTCACGTGCCTAAAATCAATTAACTCTGTCGAgaataatttgaatttaaaatttcatgAATATCAATTTATTTCATCAATAGTAGTTATATCGTTGAATTAGAaagtttaaattataattatatatatgcacgacgtaaaaaatataaaaggtaatTATAAATGAGTTTAATTATGTATAATATATGTAAAATAGTTTTACAAACTAAGGTAAGCTTTCATaacaaaaaaagttatttttaattaaaagtaaGATAAATTACTCATTACATAATGTAATCTCATTGCAacttaataacttaaaataaataataaattataccaagttaatttttattaataatgtAAAAATTAGTATTATACTGTCAAAAGCAAATAATTCATTCaggtgatttttattttttttttgtctctttgaTTGGCTTGTGTTAGACGAGATATATGTTTGGTGCCAGTTAAGGAAACGTTGAATTCTAGAAATAGCAACGTGGAAggataagagtttaaaatttaaatgttgaattttaaAAGTCGAAATGACCAAGTTATTTTCGACATGTTTTTTTCCTTCTTAGGAAATTAAAAGGGAATACGGGTAATTATATTGACTTTGAAATAGTCTGAAGAATTGTAGGCTAATAATTGTATatgtgttttattttctttaattctcATAATTTAGTCAGCTCATGTTAATAGTCGTTTAATTTTGCTTAATTACCTAGCACAATgattttcccaaaaaaaaaaaatggaaggaCTATATTTCCTTTCATTTTGTACAATTTTGATTAGTATAATTTATTCAAaacttttgtttgttttatatatTATACTCTGTTTGTTTCATTAAATGAAGGAGTTTCCATGCAATATTACGGGCTCAAGGCTTCAAATTATTCTGAAATCTGAAATAATGGTGGCTAGATATTCAACTATTTAGGCTGTTACTCATAAACAGTTTTGACTTTTGTACAAATTAGCCTTTTGGTAATAGAAAGTTtccttttgaaattgaaaaaaaaaagaaaaagttttggaaattgagttcaattggcgtaaaattttgatttcaaagTTCAAAATACGGGCAGCAGCTTGATCAATAATTTGACCTTTATGAGAGCTGTACGGAAATAGAATCAAAGTCGAATATATGAAAATTGCGCCGtataaaaaattaagaagaagtATAATGTAAATAGTGTTACTGTATTCTAATTTATCTCTTTACCTAATATTGGTATCGTGTTTAAAATATACTCTTACCAAGGCTGCTAAACAAAGGGCTTTCCAAGTGTGAAAAAATTAAGGTGTTCAAACTGTTAATTCGTCAAAATTAAAACTTCAGAAATTTTGCTTAAATCAAATTGTTCAAACGGGCAGAATTTCCAGTTAATAATAACTGTCATGTTGCAATAATAATAATTGGTAAAATTGTAGGCggcaaaattaatttattaaatcataATTTGCTCAATTCACCTTAAGTTTGGATTGATTACTAATTTGCCTCTTAGTTCAGCctattaaaatttgaattgatatCTTGTTAAAATTAATTCATAAAAATCTTATCAAATAGCTGTATTTGACATGTTATAtagtcataataataataataaaaaaatacttttaaatactagaaaataaaagagaaaatacccaattactcCCTGAACTATATCCAAAAGGATTATGTCACACCTCAACTTAAATGAGATCCTATTACCcagaactaattaaaagtgaaattttcatCCCATTAGTGTCtatgtggcacaacacactgaagtatccacgtaggcacacgtgtgtgccacttATATGGCAGATAGACACTAAGGAGGTGAGAATGTTCAGTGGGGTAATAGAACCCTATCCTTTTTTAGTATAATTGAGGGAATAATTTGATATTATCTCTTAGTAAAAAATGATCAGATTAAGTTATATGACCATATTTTAACACATTTCAGTTGTAACAAATTTTGAATAACTCATTAATCCTCTTGCTTATTAACTCAATCCATTCAACACAACTCGCTCAATTACTTGCCATTTGCCAGAGTATAAATCTAGCTATTGAGCATAGAAATTGGACGCAAGAAAGACATGACGGCGTTCCATCATACAGTTGAACGAACCAAACGAATTGATGAGCCTTGTCTCCTAGATGACAAGGACCCAGCCGCCACGTTAAGTGCTCCTTATCACACTCACCCTACTGTTTCTttaatggaaataaaataaaaataatatacatcttaatttattatatttatacaaaactTTAATTTTGCAAAGTAATTAtgtaaatttcaattaattaggtATCTTTTTTGGATATATTGAAGAGCTAAATTATGTATTTCGATAGATTTAAGATCGAAAAAATATATAGGGAGctaattgtatttttataaagaaaataaatatttttgttgaatgtATTATGCATCTCAATAGATCcgaaatcgaaaaaaatatatatatcaaaagttaattatatatctttataaagaaaaaattatatcttcgttggatatatGAGAAATTAAGTATGTATCTTGTGGACTCAAATTAAagatatttaataattatataaaatattactaaaaatttTGCATTATCAAGCTGCAAACATGCAAAGTTTAGGTTGTTTTTACTTGTTTAATGTCATCAACTTGACACGTGGTGTAAACAAAGGCCATGGGTAGAGGTGGTTCATTTTGACGTCAGCATGACGTACATTACGGTTTTTGGTTGGTGCCAGCTGTCCTCATATTAACGGCAATATGAATAGCATTTTGCATCCAAAATATCCAATGAAGAGGGGCTTCAACTTATAACTGACACCTGCCTTTATGCCAACGACCAATTTCTACATCATACTTCTGCAAAATGTCGTCATATTATAATATCCAGAGTAacaataaattattctttatttcaagaaaattatgtCTAAATGAAACTGTTACGTAAATGGGGACGAAGGATGTATTATTAAAAAAGGGAACGTTTACATTGTTGTGTATTAAGATGAATTTTGTACCTTTTGGCTTCATGCAATTGACATTGACTTgatttatttaaggaaaaagtGCACTACTTTTTGAATGTTTGGGTTGAATTTCTACATAAAGTTAAAAAGGTTTcaataaacaaaaagaaatttgGTCGATGAATGAAATATTTGTTATATTAGGCTAAAACAGACTTTGAATAACGTACATAAAATGGTATGTGGAATTAAAATGGTTGTTATTTCAAGGATTAATAACTTAACTTTATACAAcatagttttcttttcttttctttttacaaCCTTTTGTGAATatttatgtgtatttattttttatttaggtaACTTGCAAAGTTTTTCATTTATCATGTTAATGTATAGAATTTAAGTTCATTGATTAGTTAAAGAGGTAAGAACAACAATATAACAAGTCGTTAATCACGCTGCCATCAAAATGTGAAACTAAATGTTGTGAGTACTTTAGAGTAACAAAAACAATTAAGTGTTTGCTTTCTTTGTCATAGGTTTTGGTGAAGTGATTTCATGTTCAAAGATTGATTGGAATTAGGTTCACTTGTCCATTTCAAGTAGTTGCCCCATctaaatatagatatatagtaCGTGGTAGCTCATGGAACAATCCCCTATTTATGAGTTTCCTCCTCtacaatagttaataacttaatATTGATGAAGTACCaacatctttctttttcttattttaaggaaagtCCACAGGATATATATAACAACACTTTTTCGTCCTACCatttctttgaatttattttcctATCATATTCATAAATAATCGTAAGTACTCTTTTTCTCTTAATCAGATCAGGCATTCAAGGTAAGGTGTTGATGCAACTTACTGTTATCGACTTTAtttgaattcaatattttttatgcaaTGCATAAATTAATgtaaaattcattaaaatgtACCCACTCTTTTACTCTTAATCAAACCAGGCCTCGAGGAAAGGTGCTGATGCAACTTACTATTATCGGTTTTATTTGAACTCAATATTTTTTATGCAGTGCATAAATTAATGTGAAATTCATTGAAATGTAATCCCCTCTCACTCCATTTAAAAAAatgatctacttttctttttaatctgtttCACAAAGAATgacttctttccttttttgacaatactttaatttacAACTTTCACGTGGTATGTTTAAAAACAcaatattaaaagatattttgatacattAGATATAACTTAAATTTATGACCAtagaattcaaaaattttcttaattttttaaaccccgtgtcaaatcaaaataagtcatttttttttaaatgaaggaAGTAATAACACTAGTAGATATGAACCATGCATACCTTTTAAATATACTGGTTGGAAGCTATTAATGTTAAATATTGTACACATAAAACTTAAATCTTGAATtcattctaaaatttgaatttatatagTTGTCCGATCCTAATATGGAAACTAGACACCAGATTAAAACGAAAAGCAAATAATAATCATTATGAAATTATATCTCAATTTAATTAGCATTACTTAGTATTACTTTTTAAGCACATCAGATACATTGATGCCTTCCCAAATAGTATTATTTATAAGAAGAATAAGGATGACATAAtaccaccaaaaaaaaaaaggatgacaTAAGAAGTATCTCACTAGCTATCACTTAATATTAATAATCACGTCCTGGACAAGTTATTGACTTTGAGATCCTGCAGATTTATATTTGATACacatcttgaaatagcaatagttaaaagaataaaatatagaaGACATTTTGTCTTAAGCTTCCAACCGTCCGAGTATTAtgcatttttaaatataaatttagtgatcttagtttaaaataaaatcatgattagCTTTGTCCACGATAAAGATAACCTACCTTTTTGGTAAATTTGTCATCTTATCGGGAaacaatattatttaaatttaaatcgtTTTTCCTTTGTTGACTCTTGCTTATATGCGTGGcctaataaattaaaaaataaaattactattcCTAGTAAACcatacaccaaaaaaaaaaaaaaaaatacccccTTCCCCGTTCTAAGGGACTAGAAAATGGACATACAAGATAAGTGAgtaataattttgacataaaaGAATATTGGAGGGATTTGATCACGTATGAAACTGAaaattaatttcatgattaaacAAAAAGCAAATAAtagttaattataaaaaaattagattaaaATACTCTGGGAATTAAATAAGGATGACTTAATCAAGAAAATGATATTCGGATATATATAGTTGTTATCGAATCTGTTATCGTCAagatgtatatatacatgtagtTTGTTGGGTATTTAGAAGCATAAAACTTTTTAACGctcattttcttgttttaattgaGCAAGCTTGTTTCAACACgagttaattatatttatatgctgaaataattttttcattatcttgGATTTACTGTGTTAATGatattttcctaaaatttatTAGTATTGAATTAAATCATTGCTTTGCTACGTGAGGCTATATATTTTCCAGTATGAAATTAATTAGTGATCCAAATATATTCTAGAATCAAAtaattgaaagataaaatatGTGTTCTAGGGTCTTTGAAACTCTTTACGTGGCATTCTTTAGATAGAAgtggtttatttttttaaaaaaaaaactattcacCGTATGTGAATATTAGTGATCAGTAGCAGATTCCACTAAAGTAGTTCAGAGAATTTGGCTTCATATTTTCCCAAAAAATCTTTGTTTAATGTATTGCCCGTAATAATGAGTTAGTGAAACCAAAGAAGAAGGGACGAGAGATTAAATGACAAAGAATAAAGGATCATTTGTTTATATAAAAGGACAATTATATTGTTGTTGCTTTTTATCTGAAATTGCCAACTTTGCATTTGTGTGGAAAATAATATTCCCTACTTTATAACTAGTTACAAATTAGaacttcaaaattcaaatcatggTCCTATGAATAGTATAGACCACAAATTTCGTACACTAAGTGAAGATATTTGGATTCTTCCTCTTTCTAATTCTAAAGGGTCCATATTTGTCTGGTGATAAAATATGTTCCTCTTCAAATTATAAACCTTCATCATGCATCCAAAATATCATTGGTTTGAACtcatcaaattttaattttataattttatagttACCCTCTGCTATTGGATTATCGACCATGCAACTATGCAAGTATGCGGCACTAACCAGCCAAAGGTTCTCATACCTATATTTTAACAGTCTATTATTAGAACGATAAGGATGTCTAAATTGTTACTATTTATTGTAAGGATTTAACAGattatataacttaattaatcttatatataatcCTATCAATTATTCAGCAACGTTgtacttaatgattttcacatacacaAAATAACAGTAATTCAGTAAAAACACTTACCTgaattctccattatttttttcttgttgggAGAGATTAGTGGAAGCAcactttactttatgtttctctctctttacttTACTTTCAGAATAATTTTAGTGGAG contains:
- the LOC107840367 gene encoding protein JINGUBANG, with amino-acid sequence MTRKNNSMGAMLLQKESFRRTKFGTLLYSDPISDHDESNSNSARSSNASSAPSPPRTSSFYTSTTTNSPNYFMSPWNQSNSPYVKSPWIHQPLHDSSEESESSDCKNGLIGSLVREEGHIYSLAASGDLLYTGSDSKNIRVWKNLKEYSGFKCQSGLVKAIVVCGDKIFTGHQDGKIRVWKFLGKKRKAYKRVGSLPTVRDYLKSSINPKAYVEVRRNRNVPWIKHFDAVSCMSLDKERGLLYSGSWDKTLKVWRLSDSKCLESINAHQDAINSVVVGFDGLVFTGSADGTVKAWRRELVGNSAKHVLLETLLKQDNAVTSLAVNVDAATVYAGSSDGLVNFWERQKHFLEYGGALRGHKLAVLCVAVAGNLVLSGSADKSICVWRREEGGIHSCVTVLTGHNGPVKCLTVEEDSNDTEDEAPVEKKSDKYYWRVYSGSLDNSVKVWRLSEHGFSGYEEM